The proteins below come from a single Anaerolineae bacterium genomic window:
- a CDS encoding queuosine precursor transporter — MESRRAYRYFDLIMALFVAVLLISNVASSKILNLGPFTFDGGTILFPISYIFGDILTEVYGYRRSRRVIWTGFGCSALAALTFMIVGALPPASGWEHQEAFMAILGQTPRIVIASLVAYFAGEFSNSYVLAKMKILTRGRWLWTRTIGSTLVGEGVDTLLFVTIAFAGTLPTSLLFSVILSNYIFKCGVEVMATPLTYQIVRWLKQAEQEDYFDYGTDFNPFKFGTS; from the coding sequence ATGGAGAGCCGCAGAGCCTACCGCTATTTCGACTTGATCATGGCCCTTTTCGTAGCGGTACTGCTGATCAGCAATGTCGCCAGTAGTAAAATACTGAACCTGGGCCCCTTTACTTTCGACGGGGGGACCATCCTCTTTCCCATCAGCTATATCTTCGGCGACATCCTGACCGAGGTCTACGGGTACCGCCGCTCCCGGCGCGTCATCTGGACCGGGTTCGGGTGTTCGGCGCTGGCGGCGCTGACCTTCATGATCGTAGGGGCGCTTCCGCCGGCCAGCGGCTGGGAGCACCAGGAGGCCTTCATGGCCATCCTGGGGCAGACCCCCCGCATCGTCATCGCCAGCCTGGTGGCCTACTTCGCCGGCGAGTTCTCCAACTCCTACGTCCTGGCCAAAATGAAAATCCTGACCAGAGGCCGCTGGCTCTGGACGCGCACCATCGGCTCCACCCTGGTGGGCGAAGGGGTGGATACCCTGCTGTTCGTCACCATCGCCTTTGCCGGCACCCTTCCCACCAGCCTGCTCTTCAGCGTCATCCTGTCCAATTATATCTTCAAGTGCGGGGTGGAAGTGATGGCAACCCCGCTGACCTATCAGATTGTGCGCTGGCTGAAGCAGGCCGAGCAGGAAGATTATTTCGATTACGGCACGGACTTCAACCCGTTTAAGTTCGGCACCAGTTGA